One genomic region from Acidobacteriota bacterium encodes:
- a CDS encoding molybdopterin-dependent oxidoreductase — protein ATVTIQGDNKVYVPLKGPWMGVYAADACALVVAEEMGARIEDVILQYDNRAFFTPVGGGSDGTTASAWVMKEAAVRCRKALLELAAPKFKAGPEELDTKDTMVFLKSDPGRKIPFGQFIADEGFGDQDKDIAATFFGRPPETTWHQGGKVLDVMNASFCEVAVDTETGEVEVTRFVVACDPGKVLRMTSFEGQLHQAMYFSQGGGLSEEFVYDKASGVKLSTNMIEYRKPTILDLGPIETCAVESRSGNACYGASGISHCMAAPQLPVCAVANAIGKWIEPPITPDKVLRALGKA, from the coding sequence CGGCCACCGTCACCATCCAGGGGGACAACAAGGTGTACGTGCCGCTCAAGGGGCCCTGGATGGGGGTCTACGCCGCCGACGCCTGCGCCCTGGTCGTCGCCGAGGAGATGGGGGCCCGGATCGAGGATGTGATCCTCCAGTACGACAACCGGGCGTTCTTCACCCCGGTCGGGGGGGGGAGCGACGGCACCACGGCCTCCGCCTGGGTGATGAAGGAGGCGGCCGTGCGGTGCCGCAAGGCGCTGCTCGAGCTGGCCGCGCCCAAGTTCAAGGCCGGACCGGAGGAGCTCGACACGAAGGACACCATGGTTTTCCTGAAGTCCGACCCGGGCCGGAAGATCCCGTTCGGCCAGTTCATCGCCGACGAAGGCTTCGGCGACCAGGACAAGGACATCGCCGCGACCTTCTTCGGCCGCCCCCCCGAGACGACCTGGCACCAGGGGGGGAAGGTGCTCGATGTCATGAACGCGAGCTTCTGCGAAGTGGCCGTGGACACCGAGACCGGCGAGGTCGAGGTGACCCGGTTCGTGGTGGCCTGCGACCCCGGCAAGGTGCTCCGGATGACGTCGTTCGAGGGGCAGCTGCACCAGGCGATGTACTTCAGCCAGGGGGGCGGCCTTTCGGAGGAGTTCGTCTACGACAAGGCCAGCGGGGTGAAGCTCAGCACCAACATGATCGAGTACAGGAAGCCCACGATCCTCGACCTCGGGCCGATCGAGACCTGCGCCGTGGAGAGCCGGTCGGGAAACGCCTGCTACGGCGCCTCCGGCATCAGCCACTGCATGGCGGCCCCGCAGCTCCCGGTCTGCGCCGTGGCCAACGCCATAGGCAAGTGGATCGAACCCCCGATAACCCCGGACAAGGTGCTCCGGGCGCTCGGGAAGGCATAG